The following coding sequences are from one Caminibacter pacificus window:
- a CDS encoding DEAD/DEAH box helicase, whose product MQAKVYEFLKENKNNIVTANIKEALNIAEVYKYLDIPVVVFPDFRAVFGDDLRSFRKEIFELNNALYKYYNENYYFVSPYATLMKKLPVKRYYRDIDINFGDEINLNELKETLIFWGYEVVDIVSEKGEVSFRGDIFDIWPINYEKPFRVSLFDVEVESIRIFDETNQKSIEEVESFKIIPAIAALDKEEYEKIQDEIAKSEFATFYKDFYSLGFWFLERDFINDFVLLHDITQEIEEYREFYKEFNEAVVNAKIIPQGECKDCKWRIEDKKILIDQKPWDGKTPLEIVAKNEILLKEYDLFEFVKYKAPLVKWIKNSAHVNFACNDKIVISLNPPEFEKKRKVSLAIDELKKGDFVVHQQHGIGKFMGLKKMEVLGKIGEFAEVLYANDDKLLLPVENLNLIDRYIAPGGVIPTLDKLGKGSFAKKLAKVKEKVYAIAADIIKLAAEREVIEPIKLDFKGVEEFIKKAPFTHTPDQKKAIEEIISDFKSKVMDRLLSGDVGFGKTEVAMVASFIVAKSGYQVAVIAPTTILVNQHYESFKERFKDYPEIKIAKLDRFTLSKEKKEIIEGVKKGEIDILISTHAGLNVEYKNLGLVIIDEEHKFGVKQKEALKEFAKNVHTLYMSATPIPRTLNMALSKIKSISTLETAPKGKQETKTFVKEWDENLIKEAILREIRRGGQIFYIYNNIAYIEQKKKELQELLPNLRILTLHAKMTPSQIEKGLVDFINGKYDLALTTTIVESGIHIPNVNTVIVENADRFGIADLHQIRGRVGRGKNEGYAYFLVKDKEELSEDAKKRLLALEENSFIGSGQVLALKDLEIRGGGNIVGAEQSGQVKGVGYSMYIKMLEDTLKEMLGEKKEESEVEVKLNINAYLSDKIITEDRLRLDLYKRLSRAKTLKEVFEIEKEIVDRFGKIDTPTQNFIEKIKIKVLAQQKGIKAISNYGQNISIQYENGEKEVIKAPAKDDEIILETIINKLKEK is encoded by the coding sequence TTGCAAGCGAAAGTATATGAGTTTTTGAAAGAGAATAAAAACAATATCGTAACGGCTAATATTAAAGAGGCGTTGAATATTGCGGAAGTATATAAATATTTAGATATACCCGTTGTGGTTTTTCCTGATTTTAGGGCGGTTTTCGGAGATGATTTGAGAAGTTTCAGAAAAGAGATATTTGAGCTTAATAACGCTTTATATAAATATTACAACGAAAATTATTATTTCGTCTCTCCTTACGCTACGCTTATGAAAAAACTTCCCGTAAAAAGATATTATCGGGATATTGATATAAATTTCGGAGATGAAATAAACCTCAACGAACTAAAAGAGACGTTAATTTTTTGGGGATATGAGGTTGTTGATATCGTGAGCGAAAAAGGTGAGGTGAGTTTTAGAGGGGATATTTTCGATATTTGGCCTATTAATTACGAAAAGCCTTTTAGGGTCTCTTTGTTTGATGTTGAGGTGGAAAGTATAAGAATTTTTGACGAGACGAATCAAAAAAGTATCGAAGAAGTGGAAAGTTTTAAGATTATTCCGGCAATTGCCGCTTTGGATAAAGAGGAGTACGAAAAAATCCAAGACGAAATAGCAAAAAGCGAGTTTGCGACATTTTATAAAGATTTTTATTCTCTCGGGTTTTGGTTTTTAGAAAGAGATTTTATAAATGATTTCGTTTTGCTTCACGATATAACTCAAGAGATAGAAGAATACAGGGAGTTTTATAAAGAGTTTAACGAAGCCGTTGTGAATGCTAAGATAATTCCTCAAGGTGAATGCAAGGATTGCAAGTGGAGAATAGAGGATAAAAAAATATTGATTGATCAAAAACCTTGGGATGGCAAAACTCCTCTTGAAATAGTGGCTAAAAACGAAATTTTACTTAAAGAATACGACCTTTTTGAATTTGTAAAATATAAAGCTCCGCTTGTAAAATGGATAAAAAATTCGGCTCATGTCAATTTTGCTTGCAATGACAAAATAGTTATTTCTCTAAATCCTCCTGAATTTGAGAAAAAAAGAAAAGTCTCTCTTGCGATAGACGAGCTTAAAAAAGGAGATTTCGTAGTTCATCAGCAGCACGGAATCGGTAAGTTTATGGGGCTTAAAAAAATGGAGGTTTTAGGAAAAATAGGAGAATTTGCGGAAGTGTTATATGCTAATGACGATAAATTGCTTTTACCTGTCGAAAACCTTAATTTGATAGACAGATATATTGCCCCGGGCGGTGTAATTCCTACACTTGATAAACTCGGAAAAGGTAGTTTTGCAAAAAAACTCGCAAAAGTAAAAGAAAAAGTTTATGCAATTGCAGCGGATATCATAAAACTTGCCGCCGAGCGTGAAGTGATAGAGCCTATTAAGTTGGATTTTAAAGGAGTGGAAGAGTTTATAAAAAAAGCACCTTTTACTCATACGCCGGATCAGAAAAAGGCGATTGAAGAGATAATTAGCGATTTCAAGTCAAAAGTTATGGATAGGCTGCTAAGCGGTGATGTCGGTTTTGGAAAAACCGAAGTTGCGATGGTTGCAAGCTTTATAGTGGCAAAATCGGGCTATCAGGTGGCGGTAATTGCACCTACTACCATTTTGGTTAATCAGCACTACGAAAGCTTTAAAGAGAGATTTAAAGATTATCCTGAAATTAAAATTGCCAAACTTGACAGATTTACTTTAAGCAAAGAGAAAAAAGAGATAATCGAAGGCGTAAAAAAAGGCGAAATAGATATCTTAATTTCAACTCATGCCGGACTTAACGTGGAATATAAAAATTTAGGGCTTGTGATAATAGACGAAGAGCACAAATTCGGCGTAAAACAAAAAGAGGCGCTCAAAGAATTCGCTAAAAACGTACATACTTTATATATGAGTGCGACGCCTATACCAAGAACTCTTAATATGGCTCTTAGCAAGATAAAATCAATCTCAACTCTCGAAACCGCTCCAAAAGGCAAACAAGAGACCAAAACGTTTGTAAAAGAGTGGGATGAAAATTTAATTAAAGAAGCGATTTTAAGAGAAATCAGAAGAGGCGGTCAGATTTTTTATATCTATAACAACATCGCGTATATCGAACAAAAGAAAAAAGAACTTCAAGAGTTGTTGCCAAATCTTAGAATCCTAACTCTTCATGCCAAAATGACTCCGAGTCAGATAGAAAAAGGGCTTGTTGATTTTATAAACGGAAAATACGATTTGGCTTTGACGACTACTATCGTAGAAAGCGGGATTCATATTCCTAATGTCAATACCGTAATCGTAGAAAACGCCGATAGATTCGGAATAGCGGACTTGCATCAAATAAGAGGAAGAGTGGGGCGCGGTAAAAATGAAGGGTATGCTTACTTTTTGGTAAAAGATAAAGAAGAGTTAAGCGAAGATGCCAAAAAAAGACTTTTGGCTCTTGAAGAGAATTCGTTTATCGGAAGCGGACAGGTTTTGGCTCTTAAAGACCTTGAAATTAGAGGCGGAGGAAATATCGTAGGTGCCGAGCAGTCCGGACAGGTTAAAGGGGTTGGGTATTCGATGTATATCAAAATGCTTGAGGATACCTTAAAAGAGATGTTGGGTGAGAAAAAAGAAGAGAGCGAAGTTGAGGTTAAGCTAAATATCAACGCATATCTTAGCGATAAAATTATTACCGAAGACAGACTAAGACTTGATTTATATAAACGTCTCTCACGTGCCAAAACGTTAAAAGAAGTGTTTGAAATCGAAAAAGAGATTGTCGATAGATTCGGAAAAATAGATACACCTACTCAAAACTTCATAGAAAAGATAAAAATAAAAGTTTTAGCACAGCAAAAAGGTATAAAAGCTATTTCAAACTACGGACAAAATATTTCTATACAATATGAAAACGGAGAAAAAGAAGTAATAAAAGCTCCTGCTAAAGATGATGAAATAATTCTTGAGACAATTATAAATAAACTGAAAGAAAAATGA
- a CDS encoding nucleotidyltransferase substrate binding protein, with protein MTKSEALLKIENFQKALSRLEEGVKEAKNELDKDGVIQRFEFTVELLWKALRAILLYNGIECYSPRSCVKEAFKANIIPDEEVILDMIEDRNISSHVYNEEKSEALFERIKNVYLKYLINLNLKV; from the coding sequence ATGACGAAATCCGAAGCTCTTTTAAAGATTGAAAATTTTCAAAAAGCTTTAAGCAGACTTGAAGAGGGGGTAAAAGAGGCAAAAAACGAACTTGATAAAGACGGAGTTATTCAGAGATTCGAATTTACGGTGGAACTTTTATGGAAAGCTTTAAGGGCGATATTATTGTACAATGGTATTGAGTGTTATTCTCCGAGGTCTTGTGTGAAAGAAGCTTTTAAAGCAAATATAATTCCTGATGAAGAGGTAATTTTAGACATGATTGAAGATAGAAACATCTCTTCTCACGTTTATAACGAAGAAAAATCCGAAGCTCTTTTTGAAAGAATAAAAAACGTCTATCTTAAATATCTTATAAATTTGAATTTAAAGGTGTAA
- the mntA gene encoding type VII toxin-antitoxin system MntA family adenylyltransferase antitoxin codes for MEKISKIVEVIKEYNPKSIYLFGSRARGDNLKTSDIDIAVDLKLDFREKRKLKEKIDKVAGLYSVDLVFFDEMSEKFKEKVIKEGKKL; via the coding sequence ATGGAAAAAATCTCTAAAATAGTCGAAGTTATAAAAGAATATAATCCGAAATCTATTTACCTTTTCGGTTCAAGAGCCAGAGGCGATAATTTAAAAACTTCCGATATCGATATAGCTGTGGATTTGAAACTCGATTTCAGAGAAAAAAGAAAATTAAAAGAAAAAATAGATAAAGTTGCGGGACTTTATAGTGTGGATTTGGTTTTTTTTGATGAAATGAGTGAAAAATTTAAAGAAAAAGTGATTAAAGAAGGAAAAAAATTATGA
- a CDS encoding bifunctional folylpolyglutamate synthase/dihydrofolate synthase has translation MRDYILQKEAEEIKFAPMMSVSEFLNRKPLFYKEIDVLRMPKAYNLIRNKIKIPPVIHIIGTNGKGSTGRFLAHTLLKRGYKVGHYTSPHIMKFNERIWINGENISDEFLEEVHQKLQKLLPKNVIDSLSYFEYTTFLAALSFEGLDFVIMEAGLGGEFDATNVFEKEISLVTTIDLDHQSFLGDNIIDIATTKLNSIQNEAIIGKQIHEDVEWVVQKKINEGKKIYKYLDFFEMEEIEELKKEFKFAKFLFPNFLLAMSYLKKRGISFSPKDLNDLRLPGRFEEIEKDLWIDVGHNPLAAREIVKSLPKKVNLVYNTYADKDYEEILKILKPKINKLYLIDVKNDRIEEKEKIKKTAEKLGIDVEEFKKIKKPMLVFGSFSVVEEFLKWKKSLK, from the coding sequence ATGAGAGACTATATCTTGCAAAAAGAAGCGGAAGAAATAAAGTTTGCGCCGATGATGAGTGTAAGTGAGTTTTTGAATAGAAAACCTCTTTTTTATAAAGAGATTGACGTTTTAAGAATGCCAAAAGCGTATAATCTTATTCGTAATAAAATCAAAATTCCTCCCGTAATTCATATAATAGGTACGAACGGAAAAGGTTCTACGGGTAGGTTTTTGGCTCATACTCTTTTGAAAAGAGGGTATAAAGTGGGGCATTATACCTCTCCTCATATTATGAAATTTAACGAAAGAATCTGGATAAACGGAGAAAATATCAGTGATGAATTTTTAGAGGAAGTTCATCAAAAACTTCAAAAATTACTTCCTAAAAACGTTATCGATTCGCTTAGTTATTTTGAATATACGACCTTTCTTGCGGCGCTTTCTTTTGAGGGGCTTGATTTTGTGATTATGGAAGCGGGTCTTGGCGGTGAATTTGACGCTACTAACGTTTTTGAAAAAGAGATATCTCTTGTGACGACTATAGATTTGGACCACCAAAGCTTTTTGGGTGATAATATCATAGATATTGCCACAACAAAACTCAATTCTATTCAAAACGAAGCAATTATCGGAAAACAGATTCACGAAGATGTCGAATGGGTGGTGCAAAAAAAGATAAATGAGGGTAAAAAAATATATAAATATCTCGATTTTTTCGAGATGGAAGAGATAGAAGAGTTAAAAAAAGAGTTTAAATTTGCTAAATTTTTGTTTCCGAATTTCTTGCTTGCGATGAGTTATTTGAAAAAAAGAGGTATTTCTTTTAGTCCTAAGGATTTGAATGATTTAAGACTTCCCGGAAGATTTGAGGAGATTGAAAAGGATTTGTGGATAGATGTGGGGCATAATCCTCTTGCGGCAAGGGAGATTGTAAAATCTTTGCCTAAAAAAGTGAATCTTGTATATAACACATACGCCGATAAAGATTACGAAGAAATTTTGAAGATTTTAAAACCTAAAATTAACAAACTCTATTTGATAGATGTAAAAAACGATAGAATAGAAGAAAAAGAAAAAATAAAAAAAACGGCCGAAAAATTGGGTATTGATGTGGAAGAATTTAAGAAAATCAAAAAACCTATGCTTGTTTTCGGGAGTTTTAGCGTTGTCGAGGAGTTTTTGAAATGGAAAAAATCTCTAAAATAG
- a CDS encoding sensor domain-containing diguanylate cyclase, with translation MTIKEIAKKALNHFKNRGYVFTPDEYQEIFCKYAKQYGVIVEDCNKVSYFLSKLDSKYKAIAKNYNIKNLDELVVFLINYLNREDVSKEKENIEQLFIYTKRALDVIAVLPIVKSKKIAMKHLDFIKPYMEKEEWEKLRSEWIEFLDGFDASIVRRGAAIAGVRSEDALEVIEALIKIVEEGPDLSHLVDSIIYTLTPSYAPFMDDEIAALKRQLKEDSSIILTPAFAEDLRILTNKRIKLDKEELKRKLKDLDQIAERLSIKILRVLQKTGDSSQEIKDIRVELQNWRHEGEDFESIKEKLLRIAISLDKELDEFQEEMRKEDEEIESLKAKIRMLEKKVKKLSQEVKTDFLTNIANKKAVMEELNRQESSYKRYGTNYSLVFFDIDHFKNINDTYGHDAGDVVLKSLGLLFRRYARDVDLIGRFGGEEFVAILPNTNKEGAYKFAEKLRNIVQKAKFMYKNTRIPVTVSAGVASREEVNSKEELLKKADERLYLAKRSGRNKVCADDECK, from the coding sequence ATGACAATAAAAGAGATAGCAAAAAAAGCCCTAAATCATTTCAAAAACAGAGGATACGTATTTACGCCTGACGAATATCAAGAAATATTTTGTAAATATGCAAAGCAATACGGAGTGATTGTAGAAGATTGTAATAAAGTTTCTTATTTTCTCTCTAAGCTTGATAGTAAATATAAAGCGATAGCTAAAAATTACAATATTAAAAATTTAGACGAACTTGTCGTGTTTTTGATAAATTATCTCAATCGAGAAGATGTAAGCAAAGAAAAAGAGAATATCGAACAGCTTTTTATCTATACAAAAAGAGCGCTTGACGTCATTGCCGTGCTTCCTATTGTCAAATCAAAAAAAATAGCTATGAAACATTTGGATTTTATTAAGCCGTATATGGAAAAAGAAGAATGGGAGAAGCTAAGAAGCGAGTGGATTGAATTTTTGGACGGATTTGACGCTTCGATAGTTAGACGAGGTGCTGCGATTGCAGGAGTTAGGAGTGAGGACGCTCTTGAGGTTATAGAAGCATTGATAAAAATAGTCGAAGAAGGTCCGGATTTATCTCATCTTGTGGATAGTATAATCTACACACTCACACCAAGCTACGCACCTTTTATGGATGATGAGATTGCGGCTTTAAAAAGACAATTAAAAGAAGATTCAAGCATTATATTAACTCCCGCTTTTGCGGAGGATTTGAGAATTCTGACGAACAAAAGAATAAAACTCGATAAAGAAGAATTGAAAAGAAAACTAAAAGATTTGGACCAGATTGCGGAAAGGTTGTCTATTAAAATATTAAGAGTACTTCAAAAAACCGGAGACTCTTCTCAAGAGATTAAAGATATTAGGGTTGAACTTCAAAATTGGAGACATGAGGGAGAAGATTTTGAAAGTATAAAAGAAAAGCTTTTAAGAATTGCTATCTCTCTTGATAAAGAGCTTGACGAGTTTCAAGAAGAGATGAGAAAAGAAGATGAAGAGATTGAAAGCCTAAAAGCTAAAATCAGAATGCTTGAGAAAAAAGTAAAAAAACTCTCCCAAGAAGTGAAAACGGACTTTTTAACCAATATTGCCAATAAAAAGGCGGTAATGGAAGAGCTAAACAGGCAAGAGAGCAGCTATAAAAGATACGGAACGAATTATTCTCTTGTATTTTTCGATATCGATCATTTTAAAAATATCAACGACACCTACGGACACGATGCCGGGGATGTGGTGCTAAAATCGCTCGGTCTTTTGTTTAGAAGATACGCAAGGGATGTCGATTTGATAGGTAGATTCGGGGGAGAAGAGTTTGTGGCCATATTGCCGAACACAAATAAAGAAGGTGCGTATAAATTCGCCGAAAAACTAAGAAATATAGTTCAAAAAGCGAAATTTATGTATAAAAATACAAGAATTCCCGTAACCGTTTCGGCTGGTGTGGCAAGCAGAGAAGAGGTGAATTCTAAAGAAGAGCTTTTGAAAAAAGCGGATGAGAGACTATATCTTGCAAAAAGAAGCGGAAGAAATAAAGTTTGCGCCGATGATGAGTGTAAGTGA
- the leuS gene encoding leucine--tRNA ligase, producing the protein MREYKPAEIEVKWQDTWDKEKAFEPKEDKTLPKKYILSMFPYPSGRIHMGHVRNYTIGDALARYYRKEGYNVLHPIGWDSFGMPAENAAIKHGVHPKKWTYENIDYMRKELNRLGLSFSKTREFATSDPEYTRWEQEFIIKMYENGLLERRTQKVNWCETCHTVLANEQVIDGCCWRCDNPIEIKELPGWYIKITKYAEELLNDMEKIKDGWPEKVLTMQKNWIGKSTGLKFKFNLSDESRKKLNEKFDGYEVFTTRPDTIYGVTYSALAPEHPIIDYMLENKLFDEETEKKVRQIRSILPKERQAMEKDGVYLGIDVIHPLTGEKVPVWMANFVLMDYGSGAVMAVPAHDERDFEFATKFNLPIKWVIKPENGELDKTKAYTEPGILINSGEFTGMRSEEAKEAIMKKFEELGIGKKVTNYRLRDWGISRQRYWGAPLPFIKCPKCGIVPEKIENLPVTLPEDVEITGSGNPLEMHPTWKKTTCPVCGAEAERETDTMDTFVQSSWYQFRYVSDFHKYKDVPFRKEDEKYWMPVDQYIGGIEHAILHLLYARFFTKALRDLGYVSVDEPFARLLTQGMVLKDGSKMSKSKGNVVDPDEIVAKYGADTARLFILFAAPPEQELEWSDSGVEGAYRFLNRLYQNASKCYKTDKIPQIDISKLTKEEKEARRKVYETLKRSKDTYEKTFAFNTLIASAMEALNALNKIDNKDIYTEGYWILMNVLEPIIPHITSEISEELFNRENFKPIKIDEEALKKDEINYPVQVNGKKRAEISVPADANKEEVLKIAKEAVAKQIEGKEIVKEIFVPGRIINIVVKG; encoded by the coding sequence ATGAGAGAATATAAACCGGCTGAAATTGAAGTAAAGTGGCAAGATACGTGGGATAAAGAAAAGGCGTTCGAGCCAAAAGAAGATAAAACATTACCGAAAAAATATATTTTATCTATGTTTCCGTATCCGAGCGGAAGAATTCATATGGGGCATGTGAGAAACTATACTATCGGGGATGCTCTTGCGAGATATTACAGAAAAGAAGGATACAACGTTTTACATCCGATTGGTTGGGATAGTTTCGGTATGCCTGCTGAAAACGCCGCTATTAAACACGGCGTTCATCCTAAAAAATGGACTTATGAAAATATCGATTATATGAGAAAAGAGCTTAACCGCTTGGGACTTTCTTTTTCAAAAACACGCGAATTTGCGACAAGCGACCCCGAATACACCAGATGGGAGCAAGAGTTTATTATAAAAATGTATGAAAACGGCTTGCTAGAGAGACGTACTCAAAAAGTGAATTGGTGCGAGACTTGTCATACCGTACTTGCAAACGAACAGGTAATCGACGGATGTTGTTGGAGATGTGACAATCCTATAGAGATTAAAGAACTTCCGGGCTGGTATATAAAAATTACGAAATATGCCGAAGAACTTCTAAACGATATGGAAAAAATAAAAGACGGCTGGCCTGAAAAAGTACTTACAATGCAAAAAAATTGGATTGGAAAATCTACCGGGCTTAAATTTAAATTTAACCTTTCAGACGAAAGTCGCAAAAAATTAAATGAAAAATTCGACGGATATGAAGTATTCACAACTCGTCCTGATACTATTTACGGAGTTACATATTCGGCTCTTGCGCCTGAACATCCGATTATCGATTATATGCTTGAAAATAAACTTTTTGATGAAGAAACCGAGAAAAAAGTGAGACAAATACGCTCTATTCTTCCAAAAGAGCGCCAAGCTATGGAAAAAGACGGAGTTTATTTGGGAATAGACGTTATTCATCCGCTTACGGGTGAAAAAGTACCGGTATGGATGGCGAATTTCGTACTTATGGATTATGGAAGCGGTGCGGTTATGGCGGTACCAGCACATGATGAGAGAGATTTTGAGTTCGCTACTAAATTCAATCTGCCTATTAAGTGGGTGATTAAACCTGAAAACGGAGAGCTTGATAAAACTAAAGCTTATACGGAGCCGGGTATTTTAATCAATAGCGGTGAATTTACCGGAATGAGAAGCGAAGAGGCAAAAGAAGCCATAATGAAAAAATTCGAAGAACTCGGTATCGGTAAAAAAGTGACGAATTATAGACTTAGAGATTGGGGAATCAGCCGCCAAAGATATTGGGGTGCTCCTTTGCCGTTTATTAAATGTCCTAAATGCGGAATCGTACCTGAAAAAATAGAAAACTTACCTGTTACACTTCCTGAAGACGTAGAAATTACGGGTAGCGGTAATCCGCTTGAAATGCATCCTACATGGAAAAAAACGACTTGTCCGGTTTGCGGCGCTGAGGCTGAGAGAGAGACCGATACTATGGATACTTTCGTTCAAAGTAGCTGGTATCAATTCAGATATGTAAGCGATTTTCATAAATATAAAGACGTGCCGTTTAGAAAAGAAGACGAAAAATATTGGATGCCGGTAGACCAATATATCGGTGGAATCGAGCATGCTATTTTACATCTTCTTTATGCGAGATTTTTCACAAAAGCTTTAAGAGACCTCGGGTATGTGAGTGTGGATGAGCCTTTTGCAAGATTGCTAACTCAAGGTATGGTGCTTAAAGACGGAAGCAAAATGAGTAAAAGTAAAGGAAACGTGGTAGACCCTGATGAGATTGTCGCAAAATACGGAGCCGATACGGCAAGATTATTTATTTTATTTGCCGCGCCTCCTGAACAAGAACTCGAATGGAGTGATAGCGGAGTCGAGGGTGCTTACAGATTCTTAAACAGACTATATCAAAACGCAAGCAAGTGTTATAAAACTGATAAAATTCCTCAAATCGATATTTCAAAACTTACAAAAGAGGAAAAAGAAGCGAGAAGAAAAGTATATGAAACGCTAAAAAGAAGTAAAGATACGTATGAAAAAACGTTTGCTTTTAATACTCTTATCGCAAGTGCCATGGAAGCTCTGAACGCTCTAAATAAAATCGACAACAAAGATATTTATACGGAAGGGTATTGGATTTTGATGAACGTGCTTGAGCCGATTATTCCTCATATTACAAGCGAAATTAGCGAAGAGTTATTTAACAGAGAAAACTTCAAGCCTATAAAAATAGACGAAGAAGCTTTGAAAAAAGACGAAATCAACTACCCTGTGCAAGTTAACGGTAAAAAAAGAGCCGAAATCAGCGTACCTGCTGATGCGAATAAAGAGGAAGTTTTGAAAATCGCAAAAGAAGCGGTCGCAAAACAGATTGAAGGTAAAGAGATAGTAAAAGAGATTTTTGTTCCGGGAAGAATTATAAATATCGTAGTTAAGGGATAA
- a CDS encoding DUF6394 family protein yields the protein MDWGKVIYVFFQLMSLTSVAGFLYDHNKVALFIALSLNLISTILKIGIRNIVAAELFAASLVADLHLIPAFIYLEIKNDLPAAYAMAIGALIANIVTIILSFIEIAKSKDAWD from the coding sequence AAAAGTAATATACGTCTTTTTCCAGCTTATGAGTTTGACGAGTGTTGCGGGGTTTTTATACGATCACAATAAAGTAGCGCTTTTTATAGCTTTGAGTTTGAATCTTATTTCGACTATTTTAAAAATCGGTATCAGAAATATCGTTGCCGCCGAACTTTTTGCGGCGAGTTTGGTTGCGGATTTACACCTTATACCGGCGTTTATTTATCTTGAGATTAAAAACGATTTACCGGCGGCTTATGCGATGGCAATCGGTGCTTTGATAGCGAATATAGTAACGATTATTTTAAGTTTTATAGAAATAGCAAAATCAAAAGACGCGTGGGATTAA